GGGTCAGAGGTTGAGGGTGAGGTCCTGCCTTGGCAGTGCTGAGGAAAACATTAGGGgcctttcttcttttatctttccCGTCTACCTTTCCCCcacctcctttctcttctctgttgTCTGAACTGGCTTTCCTCTTGAAATTAAACTCCTGAGAGTATGTGCTTTGAATTAAAATCCAAagtggaggctgggtgcggtggctcatgcctgtaatcccagcactttgggaggccgaggcgggtagatcacctgaggtcaggagttcgagacgagcctgaccaacatggagaaaccctatcactattaaaaatacaaaattagccgggcgtggtggtgcatgcctataatcccagctactggggaggctgaggcagaagaattgcttgaacctgggaggcggaggttgtggtaagcccagatcgtgctattgcactccagcctggggaacaagagtggaactttgttcaaaaaaaaaaaaaattccagaggaaAGCTTTAGGACTTTCTGAAGGAACCCCTTCCCCCATCTCCTCATGGATGTGTTTAAATCTTCAGCTGATAATCACCTTACACTAAAGGGTAAGAAACCaaattgccaggcgtggtggctcacgcctgtaatcccagcactttgggagaccgaggcagatggatcacgaggtcaggagatcgataccatcctggccaacatggtgaaacctcgtctctactaaaaatacaaaaattagcttggtgtggtggcgcatgcctgtaatcccagcgactcaggaggctgaggcagaattgcttgaaccagggagttggagtttgcagtgagccaagattgcaccactgcattccagccgggcgacagagcgagactccatctcaaaaagcaaaacaaaacaaaaaaacaaaccaagactAAATGGAGCATTTAGTGAATCCTTTAAAGAGACCTCATGGGGATCTTAGCTGCCCCATGTTGCCCACACAATGAGGCCTATAACTGGGGGCTGCTGCCACCATTAAGGGTCCCAGAGCTGTCCAGGGCCTCAGTCTCCACCTTCAGGAGTCATCCTGCCCTGCTTCGCAAtgctcccctctccttccttccttgcccCTGGTACAGGTGGTCAGCAAGGGTCCCCAGCACATCTGACTGGGTCACTAGCCAGGGTGTGATGCAGGTGGGAGAGCCCACCGAGGCATAAGTGGGAGCCTCTACCCTAACTCCTGCTGGGTCCATGGAGCTATCTATTCATAGCAGCaggaccactttttttttttttttgagatggagttcactcttgttgcccaggctggagtgcaaaggtgccatctcggctcactgcaacctccgcctcccaggttcaagtgatcttctctcagcctcccgagtagctgggattacaggcatgtgcgaccacacccagcttatttcgtatttttagtagatacggggtttctccacgttggtgaggctggtctcaaactgccgacctcaggtgatctgcccacctcgcctcccaaagtgctgggattacacgcgtgagccaccgcgcccagcctcaggtGTTCTTTTAGCAGTGTACCTTTACACTTGGTTCCCTCTGCTTGGTGTATTTCCTCTACACTTTCCCTTGTCTTACAAGATCCAGCTCATCAACCTCTTCCCTATACTCCTAATGTCACCCTTACAAAGGATGCCTTGTGTTGGTATGGCAAGCCCTCAGCACATGGCAGCTCAATGAAAGGCTGACCCAGAGGTCAGGTTTACTCACCTTGTCCCACACGACCTGTGACTGAGGATGACAAGGACACACGCCTCAGGAGACCCTGGGAACTGTAGTGAGCAGTAGGTGGGGCTGGAGGACACTTGGCTGATAGGAGAGTTCCCTGTGCCCCACAGAAGGGATTTGGGGATAAATTATTTGAGGTAGGAAGGACATGGAGGTAGAGAGAAGGAAGCCTAGGATACGGCAGTCACCTCCTTTATAGAGAACTCTTAAGCATCAGTCTCCTCTGGGGTGGGAGGGAGCCTGGCATTTTGCACTTGTTGGGGTTGTCGGGGAGGTTGGCTGGGAGGGGAAGTCCTCAAGCTTTAGCACTGGAAAAGGCAGAGGGAACTGAACTGGGGGTTCAGTTCTGCAGTCACCGTCCAACCTGTAGCCTTCTGCTAGACCCCCACTGCCCATCTCCCTTGGGACCTACAGACACCCCACACATCACAGGATTCAAGTTTGGGTTGTCCTGACCAAAATTTCCTTCCCAGCCCCCAGTAAGTACAACCTCCTAGCTGTTTAGGGTGAAAAGCAGCCCAGTGAAAACTGGCTTGGCTGGGTGCTACCAGGTTCTTTTCTCTTAAGCTCTCAACATAGGGAAAAAGGGAAATACGTACCAGGGCCCAAGGGCCCAGAATGTTGCCCAAGACAATCTTCCTTGAGTTTTTGTGGGCATGGTATTATTTCTGCAGAGCtcagaggaagtcaaattcttcACTTTCTGCTCAAAGCCACAGGCTCTCCAGAATTTTAACACAAGTAGGAAGAAAGAGACTCTCAACCATACAAGGGGTATATCAAGACATCAtgaaaggggctgggtgcagtggctcacgcctgtaatccctgcactttgggaggctgaagcaggtggatcaccaaatcaagagatcaagaacatcctggccaacatggtgaaaccccatctctactaaaaatacaaaaattagctgggtgtggtggcgcgtgtctgtagtcacagccacttgggaggctgaggcaggagaatcgcttgaaccagagagttggaggttgcagagccaagatcgcgccactgcactccagcctggtgacaggagCGAGACTCGGTCacgagggaaaaaaaaaaaaaaaaaaaaagacatcattaaAGTAGCCATGGCGTTTTGAGGCACCCCAAATAAAGAGAGTCTTGGGTGGATTTGAGCGAACAATTTGTTATAATGAACCAGAAATACAAGATTCCACTGAAACTGAACAGTTGACAGAATATGGTTGAACTTAATTAAAACTTCAAGGGAAATAAGGGCAAAACAAAGCTAATGAGTGGAAAAGTCCAAGATTAGTTTGGGATAAACATGAGGATATAATTACATTTTAGCATGGGTATCTTCTGACCTCTTCCAGCAGTTCGTCTGCCATCATTCTCCCTTCTGACACACCTACTAAATCAAATGGCTTCTTCCTCTATACTGCAGTATAAACCAACCCTATAGTACCCCTCTGGTCATGATACAAACCCAGGAGGAAAGTCTGTAAATCTCATACAAGGGTAGAAAGTGCAATTCAACCCAGCACGCTGGTTATGGTATACGTGGTGTCAATGCACATGGTAGCAACTTGAATCAAACCAGAGCTGCTACCACATGTAAGCAACCTCTTATGCTGCCCTGTAGTGATGTCAATGTTCTCAGTTTACTAAATTATCAATGTGGAAGAATGCATTTTTGAGCTCCAGactttctaaacattttaaacagGCTATCGAAGAGGCTGTAACAGAACCCTATTTCAGAAACCTAAGCATCAGGGAGGAGGGAACACTGACCGGTTTTTCTGCGATCTTTCTGTGGGGGCAACAGAGATGAACAAAAGAAACGTTAGCATGTCAGAGAATATGACAAGTGAGGGGAGACAGAGGTAGGAAAAGGGTATTCTAGCCACAAGGCTAATGCATTTGTGTTCAAAGAAAAGTCTGGGCAAAGGAGGGGAAACCCCCCCTCCCccctaaataaacaaaaacaaaaaaccaaatcaaAGGACAAAAGGGTTTCATACAACACAGTATCAAAAAGTAAAAGGAACACACTAAATGCACAAGCTGGTGGCAAGTAAGTCCACAGCCTATTGTGATAGGTCCATCCAGCATCAATCAGATTTCTTCTCATCTGTTATCTCAAGGTTATTTACAGATGTGCTGACTAACAAGAGTCTCTCATGGGAGGGTGGGCAGGCTTCAATCATTGGTTTCGGGATCTGTCTGCGCCATGTAGGCATCCAACTCAGCATCCAGGTGTCCTTTTGTTTTCGACATATATGCATCCAATTGGTTGTCCAGCTGCTCCTTGGTCAATACAGGGCGAGCAAGGGCACCTCTCCCTCGTCCACGGCCtcggcctcggcctccaaagCCCCCTCTTCCCCGACCTATCATACCCCGACCTGGcccaaaggaggaaaaaaaaaaaaaaaaaaaaaaaagagacagttaCAAGTAAGTTTAACAGGTGCTGTAGTAAATGCCCCTTAGAGCAGTGGGGCCTAGCTGAGAAAAGCTGAAGGGCAGGGCAAAGAGGAGAAAtctggaaaaaaaggaaacacactGGGTAGAAAGCAACACATGGAAAGCACACATAATGAATCCTCTATCACATGATCATCTCTAAATGctattttaacaaattttattctatcaataaaggaaaataattaactggcaactataattttaaaaaaccttaatCGATCCTAAGATAAAATTACCTAACATTTGAGATTCAGTAAGTTcataattaaaatacatgataGATAATCCCATTTAGTAAGATAGGGAGGTGGTAACAAGGGCACAGAGAATCAGGGGTGTGAAGATAAGACAGTTTTCAAATTAAGTTTATTGGAGACCCTTCTGGAAAGTCATCTCATCTTTCCTTAAACTTATCAAGTCTAATGAGCTAGCTGACCTCATGTGTCAGGAGACTGAGTTTTTCTGACACAGGAACAATGTAGGGgagatttgaaaaaatattttgagttgtCCTAGCTATTTCTACCTTTAATTCTAGTTACCTTATGACAACTGACAATTGTGGTTATCTGAGAAGCAGTTTGAATTCagttaacaaaacaaaatcagcttTTTGAAAAGCTATTTTAGTCTCTCCCACCCTCCTGATGTCTCTCTCTCAGGATCCAAGTCAAGATAATTTGGAAACATGTTATTTCAGCCTGAAACCCAAACTAGCTTGCACTTCACTCAGTAAGTCAAGTATCATATAATGGGAGAGAAGAAAACAAGCCCTTGGTTATCAACTTTTCTTTCCTAACAGTTATTATTCCTTGGCAACTTCAAGGTCATTAAGTCTTGGAAGACCCAAGACACCTTTTAAGAGAACCAAAGCAAATATACACAGGGGCTACAATAGTGTTTTTTTCTGGACAGGTGGTGTTGGGAGTTTTCCACTAAGCTCTAAGCCAGAAGGCTCCCATGAGATTTAGTATTAACAGCAGCAACATCATTAAACTCTTTCCCAGTCTGGGTCATGAGGTCACAAGACAAACATCAATAAATTTCAAAGGCAAGATTATCAATAAGAGCCAGTTAGTTAACTGATAATAATTCCATCTTGCTCTCTACCTTGAGCAAAAAAAGTCATCTTTGATTCTCCACAGGCACAAATGTGACACTGAATTTATCTGGTTTCAGAGCCAATGCCCAGCTCCAAGTCTCACCACCCTCTTAACTCTACTTCATctttatatctctctctctcttctatatTCTCATGTGACTCAAACCAGGATTTGGAGCTACAGGGTGGtatgtggtggtgatggtggtggggcaggggcagagaAAGGTAAAACCCTAAACTGACCATTTTGGGGGGTATTTTCaactatataatttaaattttcaagaGCTTGGAGGAAGATGGCATATAATCTGGCTCTATAATATGCACTTGATTGATTCTTGGAAAAATCATGAGACTTTTGCACTACCAGCATGGTAATTTGAAAAATAAGCCAGTTTCAaataacaaaacaagacaaacaaagAAGCCTGCCTATGACTTCAAGCTGTGCAGAAAGGTGGCTCTGAGTTTTTAAGGGAGGAAAGTAAGGGGGAGCTACTCTCTGAAGTTGGTAGCTGACTAACCTCTACCACCGATTCCGCCACGACCCATAGCTCCACGCCCTAGGCCCCCTCTCCCAGGACCTCCACGACCTCGAACACCACCTCTTCTTAAGCCCATTCGGGGAGCTACGGCTCGTCCACCTCGGAGCAGGTTTTGACCTTAGAGAGGAGGCATACAATGTATATGCAGGTAAATCCAAGAGACACAAAGTAGATTCCAACCAAAGGAAGgtggtgagggttaaatgaggGTAATTCAGTTAGTTTTTAGGTTGGTTGGGGCAAGCTGCATACTGTGAATAGATTAAGCTACTCTTTATTCAATCAATTCAACAAGTCTGACCACAAATCCATTTTTGGAAGTTGGGAGTTAATTCAATTAGTAAGTacatacatttaataaatatctacTGAATAATCAGATAGATGCCTAGCATtatggtaaatttaaaaataaatgctatgGTTCCTGATCTCAACAGATTCTTCTAGGGAACAAGAACTATACAGGGAACAGAGTAAGAGTGCCCCAAATGAACATATATAGGTAAGTGCTGTGGGTCAACTTGTCCTGTTTTTCCAGCTGTATCAGTGTTTTACTAGCACCAGGAACAAAGAGATATAGGCCAAAAGACCTATAAATTTCTTATGTTTGACTTATTTCTAGAACTTGAATGTGCTTTGATTCAAGCAGCAGCAGGgtgttttaaaatggaatggagatgacgTGAATTACCTGTTGTTACGCAGGTCATAGCCTCTCACCATTGCACATTATCAGAAAAGGAATGGTATCGATAAAAGACATGCAGCACtattaaaaatgtgatttcaGAAGTTATTATATTAATACAAATTCAGGCTTGAAGATGTTAAACGAACGTGTCCATAAGCAGCccaagagaaaagggaagggagtAGGGCCCGACAATTATCAGGGTACACAGCACTGACCTCGGAGCGACATCCCGCCCCTAAGTAGGGTTCTGGTGGCACGTCCCCCACGTAGTCCTCCTCTGGGCAAGCCTCTCTGGATTATGGGTAGGCCTCGTCCTCCGATTGCTCCCCTGGCCAGGGCCCCTATGGGTCGGCCTAACCGTGCCTGGATGTTACTCTTACCCAGGCGCTGCTTTAAGCTCTTCTGGAAGAAAAGGTGTTAGGGGATTGAGATCAAAAACGCAATCCAACAGGATTTGGCAACTTAAAGtgcagagaaaaagaagcaagTGAGATGTTGGTGTGAAGGGAGATAAACCTGTTGTGGGTTTATAAGGATCCCAAACCAGAAGCAAGCCTTTGCCTCAGAA
This portion of the Pongo abelii isolate AG06213 chromosome 1, NHGRI_mPonAbe1-v2.0_pri, whole genome shotgun sequence genome encodes:
- the CHTOP gene encoding chromatin target of PRMT1 protein isoform X2, yielding MAAQSAPKVVLKSTTKMSLNERFTNMLKNKQPTPVNIRASMQQQQQLASARNRRLAQQMENRPSVQAALKLKQSLKQRLGKSNIQARLGRPIGALARGAIGGRGLPIIQRGLPRGGLRGGRATRTLLRGGMSLRGQNLLRGGRAVAPRMGLRRGGVRGRGGPGRGGLGRGAMGRGGIGGRGRGMIGRGRGGFGGRGRGRGRGRGALARPVLTKEQLDNQLDAYMSKTKGHLDAELDAYMAQTDPETND
- the CHTOP gene encoding chromatin target of PRMT1 protein isoform X1 is translated as MAAQSAPKVVLKSTTKMSLNERFTNMLKNKQPTPVNIRASMQQQQQLASARNRRLAQQMENRPSVQAALKLKQKSLKQRLGKSNIQARLGRPIGALARGAIGGRGLPIIQRGLPRGGLRGGRATRTLLRGGMSLRGQNLLRGGRAVAPRMGLRRGGVRGRGGPGRGGLGRGAMGRGGIGGRGRGMIGRGRGGFGGRGRGRGRGRGALARPVLTKEQLDNQLDAYMSKTKGHLDAELDAYMAQTDPETND
- the CHTOP gene encoding chromatin target of PRMT1 protein isoform X3, with the protein product MAAQSAPKVVLKSTTKMSLNERFTNMLKNKQPTPVNIRASMQQQQQLASARNRRLAQQMENRPSVQAALKLKQKSLKQRLGKSNIQARLGRPIGALARGAIGGRGLPIIQRGLPRGGLRGGRATRTLLRGGMSLRGRGMIGRGRGGFGGRGRGRGRGRGALARPVLTKEQLDNQLDAYMSKTKGHLDAELDAYMAQTDPETND
- the CHTOP gene encoding chromatin target of PRMT1 protein isoform X4, whose protein sequence is MAAQSAPKVVLKSTTKMSLNERFTNMLKNKQPTPVNIRASMQQQQQLASARNRRLAQQMENRPSVQAALKLKQSLKQRLGKSNIQARLGRPIGALARGAIGGRGLPIIQRGLPRGGLRGGRATRTLLRGGMSLRGRGMIGRGRGGFGGRGRGRGRGRGALARPVLTKEQLDNQLDAYMSKTKGHLDAELDAYMAQTDPETND